CAGGCCCGCAGCAGGATGTCCTGCCCCTTCTGGAGGCAGATCCGGCCCACGCAGACGGCGAGCGGACCCCCGTCCACCAGGCTGCCCCGGAAGGCGGCGGGCAGCGGCAGTTCGGAGCGTGCCCGGGCCCGGTCCTGTCCTGGGTCGGGTCCGCCGGGGCGGAAGTGCTCGAGGTCCACGCCGTTGCGGATCACCGACCACCGGGCGTTGACGCCCTCGGTCTCGCCCGCGCGGCGTTCGGCCTCGCTGACACAGAGCACCCGGTCGGCCCAGCGGACCCCGTACCGCTCCCAGCGCAGGGCGAGCGCGGCGGTGGCTCCGCCGACCGCGTCGAAGGACCAGGCGTGGGGCTGGAAGACGGTGGGCACGGCGCCGCGCGCGGCGAGCCGCCCGGCGAGTCCGGCCTTGGCGCTGTGGGCGTGCAGCAGGTCGGGCCGCACCTGGCGGAGCAGCCGCCGGGCGCCGATCAGCTCGGCGGGCAGCCCGGGCCCGGGGACCCGCCCGGCCCGCCAGGTGAGCACTTCGGCCCCGGCGGCGCGGGCTGCGTCGCCGAGGGTGCCGCCGGGCGGGCAGCCGACGACGGTGCGGAGGCCGTCGGCGGTCTGTGCGCGGACGAGGTCGGTGACGACCCTGGCCACGCCGCCGTCGACGGGCTGTACGAGATGGAGGACGGTCGTGGGCTGTGCCGCCCGAGGTTGTGTGGGCACGTGGAGTGGTCTCCTACGTTCAGCGGCGCGCGTCTGTCTGAACGAAGAGCACACCGAGGAAATGACCCTGACTTTCACCCGTGAACCTGAAGTTCAGGCTGCGGGCGCCACCGGACAGTGCGGGACTCAGGTCGAACACGTCCGCGTCATATCCGAGATTATTCATATGTTCGGGCTGTCGCACGAACGAGCGGTCTCCGAATTCCGAGATCGTGGAATTCATGACATCATTGAAAGGATTTTCTCCGTCGCTGAGGCTCACCCGGCGCCCACTGTCGGCCGTCACGGTGAGTGAATCTCCGAGGGTGCCCCGGTCCCCGTCGTACGCGACCACCCCGACCCGGCCCGAGGACCCGGCCGGCGCGTCCAGGCCCTCGATCTCGACCGTTCCGTCGCCCGCTCGGGCGGCGATCCCCTCGAAGCCGTCCCACAGCGAGATCCGGCGGACCGGCTCCTGCGGGTGCTCGTAGGCGACGACCAGCGTCCAGCCGCCCCAGGCCCCCACCTCGGAGTGGCCCATGGCGATGTTGAGCTGGGCGACCGTCCACATGCCGGCGCCGCCCTTGCGGACCAGCGGGGTCACGTCGGCGGAGGCCTGGTAGGCATCGCTGCCCGCGTCCGTGCGGTGACCCATCACGGTGTCGGCGAGGACCTCCTTGTACTCGCCGCTGGGCTCGGCGACCAGCACCCGGCCGTTGTCCTCCGGCGGCTTCTGCTCGCCCACCCGCAGGTTCCCGCCCCAGTAGAGACGGGCGTACGAGACCTTCGCGCCTTGGGGGACCTTGAGCTCGGCGCGGGTGGAGTTGTAGGTGTCCGGATCCTTGTCGACCTCGCTGTAGAACATCTCGAAGTCGCTGTTGACGCCGGCCGCGCCGCGCTTCACCTCGGCGCACGGCTCGGCCTGCGGGGACTCCTCCTTGCGGCAGCTGATGCCGGAGTTGGAGGCCCGTACCAGCCCGCCGTGCTGCACGGACTGGTAACGCTGGGTGAACGGCACCCGCGGCAGCTCCTTGGGAGCGGGCGCTGCCCACGCCGCCGGGGCGTTCACGGAAAGGGTCAGGCAGGACAGCAGACCAAGCGTGCCGAGGATTCTGCGGGAGGAACCCATGACCCTGTCTCCATTTTCGATCAAGGGGACAAAACAGGAGTGAACTTTGGCAGAAATCAAGCGGGAAATCACGCCGGACTCGCTCGTACGGCCTTTTGGGCGATGGCACGCACCCTCGGAACGGGCGAGTCGTTATGCCGTGCACCATTGCTCGAACCGAAAGGAAATACGGAGATGAAGAAGAGGCTGGTGCGCGGCACCACCATCGCCGTCGCGGGCGCCGCCATGCTGATGGGCGGCGCGGGCCTCGCCTCCGCGCACGGCGGGGACGGAGCGACGGCCAAGGGCTTCACCGGCGGGTCCCCCGGCGTCCTGAGCGGCAACCTGCTCCAGGTCCCCGTCGACGACCCGGTGAACGTCTGCGGCAACACCGTGAACGTGATCGCCCTCCTGAACCCCTCGTTCGGCAACACCTGTGTGAACGCCTGACCGTC
Above is a genomic segment from Streptomyces sp. NBC_01233 containing:
- a CDS encoding DUF3344 domain-containing protein; amino-acid sequence: MGSSRRILGTLGLLSCLTLSVNAPAAWAAPAPKELPRVPFTQRYQSVQHGGLVRASNSGISCRKEESPQAEPCAEVKRGAAGVNSDFEMFYSEVDKDPDTYNSTRAELKVPQGAKVSYARLYWGGNLRVGEQKPPEDNGRVLVAEPSGEYKEVLADTVMGHRTDAGSDAYQASADVTPLVRKGGAGMWTVAQLNIAMGHSEVGAWGGWTLVVAYEHPQEPVRRISLWDGFEGIAARAGDGTVEIEGLDAPAGSSGRVGVVAYDGDRGTLGDSLTVTADSGRRVSLSDGENPFNDVMNSTISEFGDRSFVRQPEHMNNLGYDADVFDLSPALSGGARSLNFRFTGESQGHFLGVLFVQTDARR
- a CDS encoding glycosyltransferase, which codes for MPTQPRAAQPTTVLHLVQPVDGGVARVVTDLVRAQTADGLRTVVGCPPGGTLGDAARAAGAEVLTWRAGRVPGPGLPAELIGARRLLRQVRPDLLHAHSAKAGLAGRLAARGAVPTVFQPHAWSFDAVGGATAALALRWERYGVRWADRVLCVSEAERRAGETEGVNARWSVIRNGVDLEHFRPGGPDPGQDRARARSELPLPAAFRGSLVDGGPLAVCVGRICLQKGQDILLRAWPELLGTVPGARLALVGDGPDTERLRRTAPPGVHFAGAAGDIRPWLRAADLVVLPSRWEGMALAPLEAMACGRPVLVSDVSGARESLPPGQGRLCLVPPEDPTALAKALGRLLPEPRLLAELGEQARQHARTDFDVRRTTEAVTGLYHELLGRPRPLNQERISR
- a CDS encoding chaplin; the encoded protein is MKKRLVRGTTIAVAGAAMLMGGAGLASAHGGDGATAKGFTGGSPGVLSGNLLQVPVDDPVNVCGNTVNVIALLNPSFGNTCVNA